A DNA window from Candidatus Roseilinea sp. contains the following coding sequences:
- a CDS encoding ABC transporter permease, with protein MATATATPLARVETRRAPGRSLNRVNPLIYLVLIIVGVASLIPFLWMVLTSVKDYGDVVSLKFWPWPPFGNSAPRFDNFAEAIRLIGVDRDTGLPMFFRHVLNTALVTAIVIASSITTSVLAAYAFAQLDFPAKNVLFILVLATFMIPEELILVPRAVMMNKNYLNWYNTVPAMVAPFLVNAFGIFLIRQFFLQIPRDLYDAARIDGAGHMRYLTTIMIPLARPAILTLALLEFIWTWNEFRWIQLVTSSSNMRTVSVGLVGFLQTDGGAQTQLAMAVAVMVVLPVVVLYFFTQRYFTEGITTTGLKG; from the coding sequence ATGGCCACTGCAACTGCTACGCCGCTTGCACGAGTTGAAACGCGCCGCGCGCCCGGCCGATCGCTGAACCGGGTGAATCCGCTGATCTATCTCGTGTTGATCATCGTCGGCGTCGCCTCGCTCATCCCGTTCCTGTGGATGGTGCTGACGAGCGTGAAAGACTATGGCGACGTCGTCTCCCTCAAGTTCTGGCCGTGGCCGCCGTTCGGCAATTCTGCGCCGCGCTTCGACAACTTTGCGGAGGCCATCCGCTTGATTGGCGTGGATCGAGACACCGGCCTGCCGATGTTCTTCCGCCACGTGCTGAACACAGCGCTGGTGACGGCCATCGTCATCGCTTCCTCGATCACCACATCCGTATTGGCGGCCTACGCTTTTGCCCAGTTGGACTTTCCGGCCAAGAACGTCCTTTTCATCCTGGTGCTGGCCACCTTCATGATCCCGGAGGAGCTGATTCTGGTGCCGCGCGCGGTGATGATGAACAAGAACTACCTGAACTGGTACAACACCGTGCCGGCGATGGTAGCGCCCTTTTTGGTGAACGCCTTCGGCATCTTCTTGATCCGGCAATTCTTTCTGCAAATTCCCCGCGATTTGTACGATGCCGCGCGCATAGACGGCGCCGGCCACATGCGCTACCTCACCACAATCATGATCCCGCTCGCCCGCCCCGCTATCCTCACGCTGGCGCTGCTCGAGTTCATCTGGACGTGGAACGAGTTCCGTTGGATTCAGCTCGTCACCTCCAGCTCGAACATGCGCACGGTGTCGGTCGGGCTGGTGGGCTTCTTGCAAACCGACGGCGGCGCACAGACGCAACTGGCCATGGCGGTAGCAGTCATGGTCGTGCTGCCGGTGGTCGTGCTGTATTTCTTCACGCAACGCTACTTCACCGAGGGCATCACAACGACCGGCCTGAAGGGCTAA
- a CDS encoding ABC transporter permease, translating to MVAIGRKPPKPKQRSVTMREHILAYTLLAPALLLFLAFTVFPIGFGFYISLHNWRLGPREFLGLGNYLRALTPGSEFWPSLGATLTYSLLAVPFQISIALTLAYLLFQKIRGKSLFRVVMFLPWVTSTVATAAVWARLYSPDIGLINGVLRGLGLQPLRWLLEDKGVFTLMANGLGVTLPDWLRGPSLAMVAVVIYTTWVFVGYNMTLFLAGLGNIPGEMYEAAKIDGANGWQLFRHITWPLLSPTTFFVVLITVIGTLKAFNHIWVMTQGDNGTQTASILIYRQFYEFQRAGYASALAFLLSAVILLVTILQNRVAAERVNY from the coding sequence ATGGTAGCCATCGGCCGTAAGCCGCCTAAGCCTAAGCAGCGCTCTGTGACGATGCGCGAGCACATCCTGGCATACACACTGCTTGCGCCGGCGCTGCTGCTCTTTCTCGCATTCACCGTCTTCCCGATAGGCTTTGGGTTTTACATCAGCCTGCACAACTGGCGATTGGGGCCGCGCGAGTTCCTGGGCCTGGGCAACTATCTGCGCGCGTTGACCCCCGGTTCGGAGTTCTGGCCTTCACTCGGCGCGACGTTGACCTACTCGTTGCTCGCCGTGCCCTTTCAGATCAGCATCGCGCTGACGCTGGCGTATTTGCTCTTTCAGAAGATCCGCGGCAAATCGCTCTTTCGCGTGGTCATGTTCCTGCCGTGGGTGACCTCGACCGTGGCGACGGCGGCGGTGTGGGCGCGGCTGTATAGCCCGGATATCGGTCTGATCAACGGCGTCCTTCGTGGGTTGGGTCTGCAGCCGTTGCGTTGGCTGCTGGAGGACAAGGGCGTATTCACTTTGATGGCCAACGGGCTGGGCGTCACGCTGCCGGACTGGCTGCGCGGGCCGAGTCTGGCCATGGTCGCGGTGGTGATTTACACCACGTGGGTGTTCGTCGGCTATAACATGACGTTGTTCCTGGCCGGCCTGGGTAACATCCCCGGCGAGATGTATGAGGCGGCCAAGATTGATGGCGCCAACGGCTGGCAACTCTTCCGCCATATCACCTGGCCGTTGCTCTCGCCGACCACGTTCTTCGTCGTGCTCATCACGGTGATCGGCACGCTCAAGGCGTTCAACCACATCTGGGTGATGACCCAAGGCGACAACGGCACGCAGACGGCCAGCATCCTGATCTATCGCCAGTTCTACGAGTTCCAGCGCGCCGGCTATGCCAGCGCGCTCGCCTTCCTACTGTCCGCGGTGATTTTGCTGGTCACCATCCTGCAAAACCGCGTTGCTGCTGAGCGGGTGAACTACTGA
- a CDS encoding MaoC family dehydratase, whose product MAGKYYEELEVGMRIEHPLGRTVTEADNVLFCALTMNTQPLHLDEHFAAQTQFGARIVNGLLTLGLAVGLTVADLTAGTIIANLGYDNVQHPRPMFHGDTLYVTSEVLSKRDSRSNLGAGVVRLRHIGRNQRGETVIEFERTALFRKRKPADPAT is encoded by the coding sequence ATGGCCGGCAAATACTACGAAGAACTCGAAGTCGGGATGCGCATCGAGCATCCGCTCGGCCGGACGGTTACTGAAGCGGACAACGTGTTGTTCTGCGCGCTCACCATGAACACGCAGCCGCTGCACTTGGACGAGCATTTCGCCGCCCAGACGCAGTTCGGCGCGCGCATCGTCAACGGCCTGCTCACGCTCGGCCTGGCGGTGGGGTTAACGGTGGCCGACCTGACCGCCGGCACGATCATCGCCAACCTGGGTTACGACAACGTCCAGCACCCGAGGCCGATGTTCCACGGCGACACGCTCTACGTGACGAGCGAGGTGCTCAGCAAGCGCGACTCCCGGTCAAACCTCGGCGCCGGCGTCGTGCGCCTGCGCCACATCGGCCGCAACCAGCGCGGCGAAACCGTGATCGAGTTCGAGCGCACAGCGCTGTTCCGCAAACGAAAGCCCGCAGATCCAGCCACCTGA
- a CDS encoding citrate lyase: MFRLRRSLLFMPGDSLRKIEKAQQLDADSIVMDLEDAVAPANKAMARRTTREALQTMNFGCRERLVRTNAWQTPFFADDVAETILGRPDGYVIPKVNSAEDLAAARDLIAAQAGRHGIEAGAIALLAIVETAQGVLNLHEIARLGPPLQALIFGADDLAADIGAVRTPSSIEVLYARSAVVIAAAAYKLQAIDIVFFDLNDLSGLEEECRFGRQLGYTGKMVIHPRQLSVVNRAFAPSPEEIARAQRIVQAAHAQANAGLGAFALEGRMVDGPIIKQAENVLARARAAGLL, from the coding sequence ATGTTCCGCCTACGACGTTCGCTCCTGTTCATGCCCGGCGACAGCTTGCGCAAGATCGAGAAAGCTCAACAGCTCGATGCCGACAGCATCGTGATGGACCTGGAAGATGCCGTCGCGCCCGCCAACAAGGCGATGGCGCGCCGCACGACGCGCGAAGCGCTCCAGACGATGAACTTCGGCTGCCGCGAACGGCTGGTGCGCACCAACGCCTGGCAGACGCCGTTCTTCGCCGACGACGTGGCCGAGACCATCCTGGGCCGGCCGGATGGCTACGTCATTCCCAAGGTCAACAGCGCCGAAGACCTAGCCGCCGCGCGCGACTTGATCGCAGCGCAGGCGGGACGACACGGGATCGAGGCCGGCGCCATCGCGCTCCTGGCCATCGTCGAAACGGCCCAGGGCGTGTTGAACCTGCACGAGATCGCCCGGCTCGGCCCGCCGCTGCAAGCGTTGATCTTCGGCGCCGATGACCTGGCGGCCGATATCGGCGCCGTGCGCACGCCGTCAAGCATCGAGGTGCTCTACGCGCGTAGCGCAGTGGTCATCGCCGCCGCCGCCTATAAGCTGCAGGCGATTGACATCGTGTTCTTCGACCTGAACGATTTGTCCGGCTTGGAGGAAGAGTGCCGCTTTGGACGGCAACTGGGCTACACCGGCAAGATGGTCATCCACCCCCGGCAGTTGAGCGTAGTCAACCGCGCCTTCGCACCGTCGCCGGAGGAGATCGCTCGCGCACAACGCATCGTGCAAGCCGCCCACGCGCAGGCCAACGCCGGCCTGGGCGCGTTCGCCCTGGAAGGGCGCATGGTGGACGGGCCAATCATCAAGCAAGCCGAGAACGTACTGGCCCGCGCGCGAGCCGCGGGGTTACTCTAG
- the ctaE gene encoding cytochrome b6 — MSQTTVAPRPISAEAAHANENRKFGMWLFLSSELLIFAGLIGAFVLTRRNAFQNGLEWWEPNAFSLALVSVNTFILLASSLMVVLGIEAIRVDHLRKLQRYLILTAILGAMFLGGQAIEYSLLIFEEGHSFADPFGTAFFTLTGIHGLHVFVGVLWCLMTLLVARRGTFSSYNYTTVEIFGLYWHFVDLIWVIIFTVVYLTN; from the coding sequence ATGAGTCAAACAACCGTCGCGCCGCGGCCGATTAGCGCAGAAGCCGCGCATGCCAACGAGAACCGCAAGTTCGGCATGTGGCTCTTCCTGAGCTCTGAGCTGCTGATCTTCGCAGGCTTGATCGGCGCATTTGTCCTTACCCGCCGGAACGCCTTCCAGAACGGCCTGGAGTGGTGGGAGCCGAATGCGTTTAGCTTGGCGCTCGTCAGCGTCAACACCTTTATTTTGCTGGCCAGCAGCTTGATGGTGGTGCTCGGCATCGAAGCGATTCGCGTTGATCACCTGCGCAAGCTGCAGCGTTACCTCATCCTGACGGCGATCTTGGGCGCAATGTTCCTGGGCGGCCAGGCCATCGAGTACTCACTGCTGATCTTCGAGGAAGGTCACTCGTTCGCCGATCCGTTCGGAACGGCCTTCTTCACCCTCACCGGCATTCACGGGTTGCACGTGTTCGTCGGCGTGCTTTGGTGCCTGATGACTTTGCTCGTCGCCCGGCGCGGCACGTTCTCATCCTACAACTACACCACCGTCGAGATCTTCGGCTTGTATTGGCACTTCGTAGACCTGATCTGGGTCATTATTTTCACCGTGGTCTATCTGACTAATTGA
- a CDS encoding apolipoprotein N-acyltransferase translates to MREIIVAVVQMDTKLGEPEANLAKMSDFVRKISSAQKVDVIVFPELATTGYECGVKFTQLAQRVPGPSTNVMAQRANEQGVHIAFGMASKERVESILFNSAVLIGPEGDVVTQYRKIHLKGEEQMLFRPGFRLEVAEIAAGAVGLQVGWDVFFPEGTRALCLDGAEVILVSAAWDNARAEEWRTFISARAAENACFVCAANRVGEEPATTFAGESMIVGPRGQVIVDLDETTEGYIVAKLNLDESRRIREETQIFQTRQPLSYRAVVRKY, encoded by the coding sequence ATGCGAGAGATCATCGTCGCCGTCGTCCAAATGGATACCAAGCTGGGCGAACCCGAAGCGAATTTGGCCAAGATGTCCGACTTCGTGCGCAAGATCAGCAGCGCACAGAAGGTGGATGTGATCGTCTTCCCCGAGCTGGCCACGACCGGCTATGAGTGCGGCGTCAAGTTCACGCAGCTCGCCCAGCGCGTGCCCGGCCCTTCCACCAACGTCATGGCCCAGCGCGCGAACGAACAGGGCGTGCACATCGCCTTTGGGATGGCCAGCAAAGAGCGCGTCGAGAGCATCCTGTTCAACTCCGCTGTGCTCATCGGGCCGGAAGGGGACGTGGTGACGCAGTATCGCAAGATCCACCTCAAAGGCGAAGAGCAGATGCTGTTCCGCCCCGGCTTTCGCCTGGAGGTCGCCGAGATCGCCGCAGGCGCCGTCGGTCTACAAGTCGGATGGGATGTATTCTTCCCAGAAGGGACGCGCGCGCTGTGCTTGGACGGCGCCGAAGTGATCCTGGTAAGCGCCGCCTGGGACAATGCACGGGCCGAGGAATGGCGCACGTTCATATCGGCCCGCGCCGCCGAGAACGCCTGCTTCGTGTGCGCGGCCAATCGCGTCGGCGAGGAACCGGCCACCACCTTTGCGGGCGAAAGCATGATCGTCGGCCCGCGCGGTCAGGTGATCGTAGACCTGGATGAGACGACGGAAGGCTACATCGTCGCCAAGCTCAACCTGGACGAATCGCGCCGCATCCGCGAAGAGACGCAGATCTTCCAGACGCGCCAGCCGCTCAGCTACCGCGCCGTGGTGCGCAAATACTAG
- the dtd gene encoding D-aminoacyl-tRNA deacylase, translating to MRVVLQRVKHASVTVGGQVVGAIGRGVVLLVGVAHDDTRESAEWMAKKIAGLRVFPALDATSHFDRSLLEVGGAALVVSQFTLFGDARKGRRPDFTRAARPEVAAPLIAYLCDALRAHGVPVEQGVFGADMLVELANDGPVTLILDTPAPRSA from the coding sequence ATGCGTGTCGTCCTGCAGCGCGTCAAACATGCCTCGGTCACGGTGGGGGGGCAAGTCGTTGGTGCCATTGGGCGCGGCGTGGTGTTGCTGGTGGGCGTTGCCCATGACGATACGCGCGAATCGGCGGAATGGATGGCGAAGAAGATCGCCGGCTTGCGCGTCTTCCCGGCGCTCGATGCCACGTCGCACTTCGATCGCTCGCTGTTGGAGGTCGGCGGCGCTGCGCTGGTTGTCAGCCAGTTCACGCTCTTCGGCGATGCGCGTAAAGGACGTCGGCCGGATTTCACGCGGGCGGCGCGGCCTGAGGTCGCTGCGCCGCTTATCGCCTATTTGTGCGATGCCCTGCGCGCGCACGGTGTGCCGGTTGAACAAGGCGTATTCGGCGCCGATATGCTGGTCGAGTTGGCAAACGACGGGCCGGTCACGCTCATCCTGGACACGCCCGCGCCCCGCAGCGCATAA
- the hisN gene encoding inositol monophosphatase, whose translation MMNPSPLRHTTSPAIAARDLSLILREATTIARGAGAILREGLRQIEAQREGIAVRYKSRDTDPVTEFDHRSEAFIVEALQSAFPDHRIVGEEGGAYAMPIEHEARSNPDGEPPDRSSTAHGQLEWQVDPLDGTVNFAHRFPVFAVSLGLLVNGVPALGVVYAPMSDELYAAAHGLGATLNGQPIRVSDTRPLAYALLNTGFPYDRRESEENNFDYFLAFQRASQEVRRVGSAALDLCWVACGRMDGYWELKIQPHDIAAGIVIVREAGGVATDFDGGQEMFARRHVVASNGLIHAAMLDVIRETRQARA comes from the coding sequence ATGATGAACCCGTCACCGCTTCGCCACACCACTTCACCCGCGATCGCCGCGCGCGACCTCTCGCTCATCCTCCGCGAGGCAACCACCATTGCGCGCGGCGCCGGCGCCATCTTGCGCGAGGGCCTGCGGCAAATCGAAGCGCAGCGCGAAGGCATTGCCGTGCGCTACAAATCGCGCGACACCGATCCGGTCACCGAATTCGATCACCGCAGCGAAGCCTTCATCGTCGAGGCGCTGCAGAGCGCCTTTCCCGATCATCGCATCGTCGGCGAGGAGGGCGGCGCGTATGCGATGCCCATCGAGCACGAAGCACGCAGCAATCCCGACGGCGAACCGCCGGATCGCTCTTCGACTGCTCATGGCCAACTCGAGTGGCAGGTGGATCCGCTGGATGGGACGGTGAACTTTGCCCATCGCTTCCCCGTGTTCGCGGTATCGCTCGGGCTGCTGGTGAACGGCGTGCCCGCGCTCGGCGTGGTCTACGCGCCGATGAGCGATGAGTTGTATGCGGCAGCGCATGGATTAGGCGCGACGCTGAACGGCCAGCCGATCCGCGTCTCGGACACTCGCCCCCTCGCCTACGCGCTGCTCAATACCGGCTTCCCCTACGACCGCCGCGAGAGCGAGGAGAACAACTTCGACTATTTTCTGGCCTTCCAACGCGCCTCCCAGGAGGTGCGGCGCGTTGGCTCCGCTGCGCTCGACCTGTGCTGGGTCGCCTGCGGACGCATGGATGGCTACTGGGAACTGAAGATTCAGCCGCATGACATCGCGGCTGGCATCGTCATCGTGCGCGAAGCCGGCGGCGTGGCGACCGACTTCGACGGCGGCCAGGAGATGTTCGCGCGCCGACACGTGGTCGCCAGCAATGGCCTAATCCACGCCGCGATGCTGGACGTCATCCGCGAGACGCGACAAGCGCGAGCGTAA
- the acpS gene encoding holo-[acyl-carrier-protein] synthase, with amino-acid sequence MLTTGVDIIHIPRVEEAVARYGDRFLRRVFTPHELAYCRGRIPELAARFAAKEAVSKTLGVGMRTLSRHGIGWHDAEVINGHGGKPGVRLHGRAAHLAAALHLTQWALSLTHEREYAIAFVVAM; translated from the coding sequence ATGCTGACGACCGGCGTTGACATCATTCACATCCCGCGCGTCGAAGAAGCGGTGGCGCGCTATGGCGATCGCTTCTTGCGACGCGTGTTCACGCCTCACGAGTTGGCGTATTGTCGGGGACGCATCCCAGAGTTGGCCGCACGGTTCGCGGCGAAGGAAGCCGTGTCGAAAACGCTGGGGGTCGGCATGCGCACGCTGTCGCGGCACGGCATCGGTTGGCATGACGCAGAGGTGATCAACGGGCACGGCGGCAAGCCGGGGGTGCGCCTGCATGGCCGCGCGGCGCACCTTGCCGCCGCGCTCCACCTGACGCAATGGGCGTTATCCCTCACGCACGAGCGGGAATATGCTATTGCGTTCGTCGTGGCGATGTGA
- a CDS encoding protease produces MAERSSKTSGKPARMRAARAGDGIVRAKLPNGLRVIAKEMHAAPVAALSVWYRVGSRNEHSGITGISHWVEHMMFKGTRRYSEFDLDRLISRNGGVNNAFTWLDFTTYYETLPADKLTLALDLEADRMTNARFDSRAVALERDVILNERQTYENSPSFRLGEEIQAAAFKVHPYGHEIIGYACDLQALTRDDLYAYYRRYYAPNNAVIAVAGDFDARDILAHIERRYRRLKPAPPAPSVAVVEPPQKGERRVVVRGEGDTDYLALAFHAPAATHADYMAFVALDAVLCGASGLSFFGGGGNNRSSRLSRALVDGGYAADVGSGLVPTIDPFLYTLQATVMVGREVAEVEAKVWAELERVKREGVARAELDTAIKQTRAQLVFSTETATSQAFWLGFSEVIADYTWFTTFLERLMRVSPEDVVCVANRYLTRDNVTVGCYLGQDKANGGA; encoded by the coding sequence ATGGCAGAGCGAAGCAGCAAGACGAGCGGCAAGCCGGCGCGCATGCGCGCCGCGCGCGCGGGCGATGGCATCGTGCGCGCCAAACTGCCCAACGGCCTGCGCGTGATTGCCAAAGAGATGCACGCCGCGCCGGTTGCGGCGCTGAGCGTGTGGTATCGCGTCGGCTCACGCAACGAGCACAGCGGCATCACCGGCATCTCGCATTGGGTTGAACACATGATGTTCAAAGGCACCCGCCGGTACTCCGAATTTGACCTCGACCGCCTGATCAGCCGCAACGGCGGGGTGAATAACGCCTTCACCTGGCTCGATTTCACGACGTACTACGAGACCCTGCCCGCGGACAAACTCACACTGGCTTTGGATCTGGAAGCCGACCGCATGACGAACGCGCGCTTCGACAGCCGCGCAGTGGCGCTCGAACGCGACGTCATCCTGAACGAGCGGCAGACATACGAGAACAGCCCCAGCTTCCGGCTGGGCGAGGAGATCCAGGCTGCGGCGTTCAAGGTGCATCCCTACGGGCACGAGATCATCGGCTATGCGTGTGACTTGCAAGCGCTCACGCGCGACGATCTGTATGCTTACTATCGGCGGTATTACGCGCCGAATAACGCGGTGATCGCCGTCGCCGGCGATTTCGACGCGCGCGACATCCTCGCGCACATCGAGCGGCGCTATCGGCGGCTCAAGCCGGCGCCGCCGGCGCCCTCGGTGGCCGTCGTTGAGCCGCCGCAGAAGGGCGAACGTCGCGTCGTGGTGCGCGGGGAAGGCGACACCGACTATCTCGCGTTGGCCTTTCACGCGCCCGCAGCGACGCACGCGGACTACATGGCGTTCGTTGCGCTCGATGCGGTGCTGTGCGGCGCAAGCGGATTGTCCTTCTTCGGCGGAGGCGGCAACAATCGCAGCAGCCGGCTCAGCAGGGCGTTGGTGGATGGCGGCTATGCGGCCGATGTCGGCAGCGGACTCGTCCCGACCATTGACCCTTTTCTCTACACCTTGCAGGCGACGGTGATGGTCGGCCGAGAAGTCGCCGAGGTGGAGGCGAAAGTGTGGGCGGAACTGGAGCGGGTGAAGCGCGAGGGCGTGGCGCGCGCCGAGCTGGACACGGCGATCAAGCAAACGCGGGCGCAGTTGGTCTTCAGCACCGAAACGGCGACCAGCCAGGCGTTCTGGCTGGGTTTCAGCGAGGTGATCGCGGATTACACGTGGTTCACCACCTTTTTAGAGCGGCTGATGCGGGTGTCGCCGGAGGATGTTGTTTGCGTCGCCAATCGGTATCTCACGCGCGACAACGTGACCGTCGGCTGCTATCTGGGGCAGGACAAGGCGAATGGCGGCGCATAG
- a CDS encoding UDP-glucose 6-dehydrogenase, with protein sequence MKNIAVIGVGYVGLVTGTCFADLGNRVTCVDVNEERIANLKQGILPIYEPGLEEVVRRNLAAGRLSFTTSYAEALNCPEAPAELVFIAVNTPTGVDGEAELRYVRAAAEMIAQTMDHPLIIVNKSTVPVGTGDWVADIVRNKQPKPIPFSVVSNPEFLREGSALSDFMNPDRIVLGSLDEEAAQKVAQLYLPLRGPIMITDPRTAEMIKYASNAFLATKISFINEIANICEALGADVKEVAAGMGYDKRIGRAFLDAGLGYGGSCFPKDVKALAHMANVQGKHPQLLEAVMQINADARRSIVAKVRALVGNNSTHLNRLEGKTIGVLGLAFKANTDDIRESQPIDIIRMIQAEGGTVKAYDPVAMPNAAKVLHNVKLCADAYEVAEGSDALILATEWNEFKNLDLARIKRIMKQPVIVDGRNLYDPPVMRELGFIYRGVGRGY encoded by the coding sequence ATGAAAAACATCGCAGTGATTGGTGTGGGGTATGTAGGCTTGGTCACAGGGACGTGCTTTGCCGATTTGGGCAACCGCGTCACGTGCGTAGATGTGAACGAGGAACGCATCGCGAACCTCAAGCAGGGCATTTTGCCCATTTACGAACCCGGCCTGGAAGAAGTCGTGCGCCGCAACCTCGCTGCCGGGCGTCTCTCATTCACCACTTCGTATGCCGAAGCGCTCAACTGCCCAGAAGCTCCCGCAGAATTGGTCTTCATCGCGGTGAATACGCCGACGGGGGTGGATGGCGAGGCCGAGTTGCGCTATGTGCGCGCAGCGGCCGAGATGATCGCCCAGACCATGGATCATCCGCTGATCATCGTGAATAAGAGCACGGTGCCGGTGGGCACGGGCGACTGGGTAGCCGATATCGTGAGGAATAAACAGCCCAAGCCGATCCCGTTTAGCGTAGTCAGCAATCCGGAGTTTCTGCGCGAAGGTTCGGCCCTCAGCGACTTCATGAACCCCGATCGCATCGTGCTCGGCTCATTAGACGAAGAGGCGGCTCAAAAGGTCGCGCAGCTCTATCTTCCGCTGCGCGGTCCGATCATGATCACCGACCCGCGCACGGCCGAGATGATCAAGTATGCGAGCAACGCCTTCTTGGCGACGAAGATTTCGTTCATCAACGAGATCGCCAACATCTGCGAGGCGCTCGGGGCCGATGTGAAAGAGGTGGCCGCCGGCATGGGCTATGACAAGCGCATCGGCCGCGCCTTCCTGGACGCCGGCTTGGGCTACGGTGGTTCGTGCTTCCCGAAGGACGTCAAGGCGCTGGCGCACATGGCGAACGTGCAGGGCAAGCATCCTCAATTGCTCGAAGCCGTCATGCAGATTAACGCGGACGCGCGGCGCAGCATCGTGGCTAAGGTGCGCGCGTTGGTGGGCAACAACAGCACGCATCTGAACCGGCTGGAGGGCAAGACTATCGGCGTCTTGGGCCTGGCCTTCAAAGCCAACACGGACGACATCCGCGAGTCGCAGCCAATTGACATCATCCGCATGATCCAAGCTGAGGGCGGCACGGTCAAAGCCTACGATCCGGTGGCGATGCCGAATGCGGCCAAAGTGCTGCACAACGTCAAACTATGTGCCGATGCTTACGAGGTGGCCGAGGGAAGTGACGCGTTGATCCTGGCAACCGAGTGGAATGAGTTCAAGAATCTCGACCTGGCACGCATTAAGCGAATCATGAAGCAGCCGGTGATCGTGGATGGGCGCAATCTATACGATCCGCCCGTGATGCGCGAACTTGGATTTATCTATCGCGGCGTCGGGCGAGGGTATTGA